Within the Flavobacterium sp. 9R genome, the region GTGCACCAGAATTGCTTTCTGGATTTTGTCCGCCATAAGAACATTTGGAGGTGTCTAAATTAAAATCCAATAAGGCTTGACCATTGATTCCTGTTTTATTGATTGGCGCATCTCCAAGTATTAAGATTCCGCCCCAGTCTCCTGGTTTTCTGACGGTAGTCACTTTGTTTGAAGTAAATACAATAGGGTTTTTCTCGGTTCCTTCAGCCATTATTTTGGCTCCTTTGGTAATTACAAGCGTACCGCAGGTCATTTCGTCTCCTCTAATTACTGTTCCAGCTTCTATAGTTAAGGTTGCATTATTGGTAACATATACAGTTCCTTCCAGTCGGTAGGTGTTGTCGCTACTAAGTTTGGTGTCTTTATCGATTACTCCAGATAAAATAGCATTGGGTTCTTTGTATTCTGTTGTAGCGGGTTTGAAATTGGTCCAATTTAGCATCCAATTAGTGTCGCCATAAATTCCTTTTACTTGTTGAGCTGATGAAGATAAAAAGCTCAAGACAAAAATGATAAGTACTACTTTTTGTTTCATTTTTACTTTTGTTTAAACTACGTCTATTATTGTTTTGTTGTTTTGACTAATCAAAAGTAGTAGCAGTCTTTAAAGGTAATTGTGAATTTATGTTAAGATTTTATTACTAAAAATAACTGATTCGGGACATATTTTACGGTTTAGTAACCATTTGGTAACTAGAAAAAGGTTGGTTTTTTTTATCATAAAAAAAGCCCCAACTAAGTTGAGGCTTTGTCAAAGTGGTATTTGATATTAGAATTTCAAAGTAACTTTCAATTCAAATTCGTCGTTGATGGCTTTATCTCCAATACTGTCAAAGAATGATTTTGAACCATATTTAATATCGTATTTAGTTCTGTCTACGTTGAAAGTTGTAGTAGCAGTGTTTCCGTTTACAGTTAAATCAAATGTAACTGGTTTAGTAATTCCTTTGATAGTTAAATCAGCTGTTACTGCGTAAACATCTTTAGATTTAGAACCAATTTTTTTGAATACTAAAGTAGCAGTAGGAAATTTTGCTGTTCCAAAAAAGTCATCCGCTTTTAAGTGACCATTCAATTTTCCTTGGTATTCTCCTTGTAAGTCAGTTGCTGTTAAAGAATTCATATCAACAGTAAAAGAACCTCCTTTTAATGCTTTTCCTTTGAATACTAAAGCTCCTTCTTTAAAGTTTACAGTACCATTGTGTTGTCCTGTTACTTTTTTTCCTAACCATTCGATGCTACTTCCTGCAACATCAATTTTTTTGGTTTGAGCTGTCATTGAAATTGTAGCGAATGCCACTAATGCTAATGCAATTGATTTTAAATTTTTCATGTTTAAATTGGTTTTTAGATTAATATTTGAGTTGTAAAATTATAAAGTAATGAATAAATCTTCGTTAGATTTTCTAACTTTTTTGTAATGTTGGGTGTCGTCCTCTTCATGACGGTATCCAACTGCGGCTACTACAGCAGCATTTAAGTTTAATTTGTCTAAACCTAAAATAGCATTAAACTGAGCAGGATCAAATCCTTCCATAGGAGTAGCATCAATTTTTAATTCAGCAGCAGCATTCAACAAATTGGCTAAAGCTAAATAGGTTTGTTTTGCAGTCCATACTTTTTTTGCATCCTCAGGTAGATTAAGAAGACTTCCTTTCATAAAATCACCATAACCATTCAAAGTCCCTTCTGGTAAACTTCTGGTTTGTTCTGCATTTTTTAAGTATCCTTCGATATCTTCGGCATCAACAGTTGTTTGATTAGCAAAAACAAATAGGTGTGAAGCCTCTGTAATTTGAGTTTGTCCCCAAGCTGCAGGTTGTAATTGTGCTCTTAATTCAGGATTATCTACAATAAAAACCTTGTACAATTGCAATCCATAAGAAGAAGAACTCAATCGGATAGCTTCTTTTAAAGTATTTAAATCTTCTGTTGTTATTTTTTTGCTAGCATCGTATTTTTTGGTAGCATATCTCCAGTTTTGATTTTCTAAAAATGTATTCATGATGTATTTATATTTATTTAGTTCTATATTTTTCTAATAAGTAATTCAGTTGTTGTAATTCTTCAGCGCTTAAGTTGTTGGCAAAAGATTCTTCATGCTCTTTCAACTGTGGTTCTAATTCTTTTAGTAGCGACAAGCCTTTTTCGGTAATTAGTACTTCTATTTTTCTTCTGTTGTCAGGGCAAACGTTTCTTGTTACAAAATCTTTTAATAATAGTTTGTCAACTAATCGTGTAGTGTTGCTTGTTTTTGCTAACATGCGTTCTTGAATCACACACATATTCGCTGGTGTTCCTTTTTGACCTCTTAGGATTCGAAGTACATTGTATTGTTCTCCAGAAATGTCGTGAGGTTTTAAAATTTCATTGAAATTCTCAGACAGAACAATTTGAGTATACATGATATTTAAAATCGCTCGTGTCGATTCGTTGTAATCGATAGTGCTTTTTAAAACTTCTTCTATTTTCATGTTTGTAATTACTTTATTTGTCGATACAAATGTAACACTTTTTTTATATGTATATACAAATGTTTTAAATTTAACAGTTATTTCACATCTTAAAGGATTAAATAAGGTCATAAAAAAGCCGTGAAGTACTAATTCACGGCTTGTAATGTGTTGAAATGTATATTTTAAATCATTTAGTCTTTTATCCCTAATTTAGTTAGAATGTCTTCCATCAAACACCATTTGGTAATAGACGATTGCAGTAGATTAGCACCCACAAAGGCGGTGAACCACAACCAATTTTGATCAACATAGATAGATAATACGACACTTAGTAACACAAAAGTTCCTGCTATAGCTCTTATAATTCTGTTTTTCATTGCTTGATTTTTGAGGTTAATTGGATTTTTCTATACATAAAACAGCCAAATGAATTTGTGATAGCGTTTCTTGTTTGGCATTAAATGCTGCTACATTTTCAAATAGTGGATCTACTTTTTTTTCATGAGCAAAAACATAAAATAAAACGGATTCATTTTCGATACTATTGGTGGCGAACCAGTTTTCTTCTATCAATTCTTCTGAACTGTTTTGGTAGCCCGTTACTTCTTTATAGGAATATGAACTAATATTGGCCTTCTTCAATAGCTGTTGGATTTCTTTTTGGAAAGCTTTGACGGCAACGATGAGTAGTAATTTCATTTTTTTAGGTTTAAAGGTTTAAAAGTTTAAGGTTTCTAAAAGTGGAAACCTTAAACTTGAAACTAATTTTTATTGATTAGCAGCTCCTGATTCCTCTTTTTTGGAGAGACTATTTGTTTCCCATTTTTTTCTCTCAGTAATATAATAAATCAAAGGCACGACAATTAGCGTCAAAACTGTAGAAACAATAGCACCAGCTACAAGTGAAATAGCTAATCCTTGAAAAATCGGATCAAACAAAATAATTGATGCTCCAATTACAACTGCACCGGTGGTTAATAGAATAGGAGTGGTGCGGACAGCTCCAGCTTCTATAATGGCTTGTTTTAAAGGTACACCGTCATTCAGTCGGATTTCGATAAAGTCAATAAGTAAAACTGAATTTCGAACCATAACCCCTGCCAAAGCAATCATTCCAATAAAAGAAGTTGCAGTGAAATAGGCATTTAGCATCCAATGACCTAAAACGATTCCAATCAGTGAAAGCGGAATAGCCAACATCATAACGATTGGTGTTTTGAAGTTCTGAAACCAACCCACAATTAGCATATAAATAATTACAATCACAACCATAAATGCAACTCCCAAGTCACGAAATACCTCTAAGGTTATTTGCCATTCACCATCCCATTTTACTGTAAAATCACTTTCATCTGTAGGTTGTTCCATATACAATTCATTAATCTTATAGCCTTGTGGGATTTTCATTTTTGCGAGTTTTTCATTCATTCCCAAAATTGCATAAACTGGACTTTCTAATGTGCCCGCCATATCGGCTGTAACATACACCACACGTTTTTGATCTTTTCTGTAAATGGTTTTTTGAAGTGTGTCATTTTTAACTTTTACCAAATCGCTAATCGGAATCATGTTCCCTTGATTTCCTTTTATTTTTAAGTTTTGGATATCCTGCAAACTGGTTTTGTCTTTGTCGTTTAACGAAAGAACGATACTAACATTGTCATTTGAGTTTTCGTCGTATAAATTAGAAACAGGATATTCCTTCAATAAATACGTAAGATTCCCTACTACTTGTTGAGGAGCAATACCATTGAGCATGGCTTTTTCTTTATCAACTTCAAGGCGGTACTCCGTCTGATGGTCTTCTACCATCCAATCGATATCTACAATATCAGTCGTGTTTTGCAGAATGGTTTGTACTTGTTGGGCTACCTTAATTTGTTCTTCATAATCAGGGCCATAAATTTCTGCGACCAAAGTAGACAGTACAGGAGGCCCTGGAGGTACTTCAATCAGTTTTACATTGGCACCATATTTTTTGGCGATTTTTTGAATCTCTGGACGCATGGCTTTGGCAATGTCATGACTTTGTAAATCACGTTCTTCTTTATGTAACAAATTCACCTGAATGTCGGCCATATTACTACCACCACGCATATCGTAATGACGTACCAAACCATTGAAAGTAATAGGAGCAGAGGTACCTACATAGTTTTGATAATTGACTACTTCGGGTTGAGTCGATACATATTGAGCAATTTCTCTAGTAACTGCCGAGGTTCTTTCCAAAGTACTTCCCTCAGGCATGTCAATCACTACTTGAAATTCATTTTTGTTATCAAATGGCAACATTTTTACGACCACCGATTTGGTAAAGAACATCAAAATCGAACCCATCAATAAGACCACAGTTCCAGCCAACAAAAGTCTTCTCTTGAAACTATTGTCTAGAAACGGACGCTCTATTTTGCTGTATATTTTATAAATTAAATTTGTTTCTAATCCTTCGGCATGCTTGTGTGCTTGTTCTTCTTTTTCTTGTAGCAAATGATAACCTAAATAAGGCGTTACCGTTAAAGCAACAAATAAAGACAATAACATAGCAATAGAGGCTCCAATAGGCATTGGACTCATATAAGGCCCCATCATTCCAGATACAAAAGCCATAGGAAGAATTGCGGCAATAACTGTAAACGTGGCCAAAATTGTAGGATTCCCCACTTCATTAATCGCATAAATTGCGGCTTGTTTAAAGGGAAGTCGCTTCATTTTGAAGTGCCTATGCATGTTTTCGGCAATAATAATACTATCATCAACCACAATTCCAACTACAAAAACAAGGGCAAAAAGTGTAATTCTATTGAGTGTGTAACCCAACAAATAATAAGCAAATAGCGTTAACGCAAAAGTGAGCGGCACAGAGAAAAACACAACCAATCCACCACGCCATCCCATAGCTAGAATTACCAAAACAGTAACCGCAATAATCGCAATTCCCAAATGAAGTAATAATTCACCCACTTTGTGCGATGCAGTTTCCCCATAGTTACGAGTCACTTCAACGTGTACATCGTCTGGAATGATGGTTTTTTTAAGTTGCTCTACTTTGGTCAAAATCTTATCCGATATTTTCATAGCATCGGCACCTTTTACTTTTCCAACAGAAATGGTAACAGCAGGATATTCTGATTTTGCCGTTTTGAATTGTTCATTGGCTTTGCCATAACCAAATGAAACATAGCTTCTGGGAGTAGAAGGTCCATCTGTGATTGTAGCTACTTGTTTTAAGTAGACAGGCATATTTTTGTTGACACCAACCACTAAGTTTTCTACATCTTCAGCATTCGATAAAAATTGTCCTGTAGTAACCAAAAATTCTTCATCGTTCTCAACAAAACTCCCCGATTGCGAACTGCCGTTATTGGCCTGAATCATTTGCATGATTCCTAAAGCATCCACACCATTTTCGGACATTCTATCTTTGTCGAGAATAACTTTAAGTTCTCGATTATTGCCGCCAATTTCTTTGGTAATGGCTACATCTTTTACTTTTTCTATTTCAGAAGTTACTTCTTCTGCAATTTGACGCAATTGGTAATCATCTTGTTTTTCGCTCCAAAGGGCTATTCCAAGCATAGGAACATCATCTATAGAACGAGTTTTTACCATAGGTTTGTACACACCTTGAGGGAACATATTTTCGTGTTTGGCCAATTCGTCATAGAGTTTTACATAAGAGCGCTCTACATCTTGCCCTACATAAAATTGTACAATCAGCATCGCCTGACCGTTCATAGCCATAGTATGCACGTGTTCTACACCCTTAATATTAGAGATAATTTTCTCTAGTGGTTTGGCGACACGGCTTTCCACTTCTTTTGGACTTGCTCCAGGATAGCCAACCATAATATCAGCCATCGGAACATTGATTTGCGGTTCTTCTTCCCTTGGAATTAGAAACGAACTGTATACCCCAATAATCATCAACCCAATCATTAACAATATCGTTAATTTGGAGTTCATAAATGCTTGGGCAATTTTGCCTGAAATACCTTCTTGCATAATTTCTTTTATTTATTTGGGCGTGACCCTCCCGAAAAGGTCGGGTCGGGCTATCCGTTGCAATCTTTTTATTCCAAACCCTATCGGGATTTAGAATAAAAAGGATTTCCACTACTATCCCTCACGCATGATTAATGATGATTTCTATATTTATTGAAACAACTTGAATTCAATACTAATTGTCAGCATACAGCAACTGAATACTACGAAGCTGAACCACTAACAACTTCTTTTACTGTACTGTAACCAAAGCTCCGTTGTACAATTTTCCTTCTGCCGAAACGACATAGTGTTCTTTGGTCGAAAGTCCAGATAAAACTTCTACCTGGTTGCCTAATTTTTTACCAACGCGCAACCATCTCAAAATCGCAACATTTCCATTGCCAACAGTGTAAATTCCAGTCAGTTGACCTTGCTGTATCAAAGCACTTTCTGGTACAAGCATTCGTTCACTTGGCTCCGAAATCGTTTTGCTTTCAATAGGAAACTGAACATTAACAAACATTCCAGATAACACTTTCGCTTTCGTTGGTTCTAAATTGATTTTTACTAAATACTGTCCGCCTGTGTTTTTGGCTGAGGCGCTTACTTCGCTTACTTTTCCTTTAAGGCTCGTTGCATTCGATTTTACTAAAATGTCTACAAGCATTCCGTTACGTATTGAGGTAATATCATTTTCGCTAACCATAGCCGTTACTTGTAGCTTAGAAGCGCCTTCGATACTTACCAATGGCATTCCAGGATTAGCCATATCGCCTTCTTTTACAAAGGTATTGGTGACTACACCACTAAAAGGAGCTGTTATGTTAGCATATGAGAATTGTGCTACTACTTCGTTTCGCATTTGTTTGGCTCCTTGCAAGCTCGCTTTTGCCATTTCGTAACGAGCGGTCATATCGTCCAATTCTTTTTGAGAAGCACTTTGTTGTTTGAACAAATTGGTAAAACGATCGTAATCTTTTTTAGCATTGTTGTAAGCTGCAGTAGCTTGCAGAATACTAGCGTCTACTTGCGCTTTTTTTGCTTGTAAGTCGGTATTATTAATACTAACGATTAATTGCCCAGTCGTTACTTTTTGTCCAACTTGTACGTGAAGTTTGGTTACAAAGCCCATCATTCTTGTACTCAGATTAGCTGAATTTTCAGCTTCAATTTTACCGCTAGCACTAACAAAAGAACTATTGGTACCTGCGGAAATTCCGCTCACTTTTACCACAATAGGCTTTTCTGTGGGTAGGGTTTCAGTTGCTTCTTTTTTGCATGAAACTAAAGCGATTAGGGCTATAAAAGGGATGATTATTTTTTTCATGTGATAGTTGTTGTAATAGTGAAGAATGATTTTTTTATAGATTCGTTTCGGATTATTTTTATTGAGTCAAAAAATGCAAGTATTCTTTTGTGAGATTGTATTCAAAAACGGCTTGCAGAAGTTCTAATTCTTTTTGAGACATTTGGGTTGCTGCTTGCAATAAATCGGAGGTTTTTTCCAGTCCTTGTTGGAAGCGATTGTTACGAATTCGGTATGCTTCTTCAGATTGTTGAAGGGCTAATTGAGCCAAACCTACTTTGTTTTCGCTGTCTTTTAGCTGACGGTTGGTTTTATTCAATTCTATTTGACTTTGTGCTTTGTATTGTTGGTTTTCAATGCTTGATTTTTGATGCTCTGCTTTGGCTTTTTCCATTTTTCCAATTGATTTGTAACCATCAAAAACATTCCAAGACAATTGAGCGCCTACTAAATAACCGCTTGCGCCCATACCTAGTAAATTTTTATCATACAAT harbors:
- a CDS encoding MarR family winged helix-turn-helix transcriptional regulator, whose product is MKIEEVLKSTIDYNESTRAILNIMYTQIVLSENFNEILKPHDISGEQYNVLRILRGQKGTPANMCVIQERMLAKTSNTTRLVDKLLLKDFVTRNVCPDNRRKIEVLITEKGLSLLKELEPQLKEHEESFANNLSAEELQQLNYLLEKYRTK
- a CDS encoding efflux RND transporter permease subunit, whose product is MQEGISGKIAQAFMNSKLTILLMIGLMIIGVYSSFLIPREEEPQINVPMADIMVGYPGASPKEVESRVAKPLEKIISNIKGVEHVHTMAMNGQAMLIVQFYVGQDVERSYVKLYDELAKHENMFPQGVYKPMVKTRSIDDVPMLGIALWSEKQDDYQLRQIAEEVTSEIEKVKDVAITKEIGGNNRELKVILDKDRMSENGVDALGIMQMIQANNGSSQSGSFVENDEEFLVTTGQFLSNAEDVENLVVGVNKNMPVYLKQVATITDGPSTPRSYVSFGYGKANEQFKTAKSEYPAVTISVGKVKGADAMKISDKILTKVEQLKKTIIPDDVHVEVTRNYGETASHKVGELLLHLGIAIIAVTVLVILAMGWRGGLVVFFSVPLTFALTLFAYYLLGYTLNRITLFALVFVVGIVVDDSIIIAENMHRHFKMKRLPFKQAAIYAINEVGNPTILATFTVIAAILPMAFVSGMMGPYMSPMPIGASIAMLLSLFVALTVTPYLGYHLLQEKEEQAHKHAEGLETNLIYKIYSKIERPFLDNSFKRRLLLAGTVVLLMGSILMFFTKSVVVKMLPFDNKNEFQVVIDMPEGSTLERTSAVTREIAQYVSTQPEVVNYQNYVGTSAPITFNGLVRHYDMRGGSNMADIQVNLLHKEERDLQSHDIAKAMRPEIQKIAKKYGANVKLIEVPPGPPVLSTLVAEIYGPDYEEQIKVAQQVQTILQNTTDIVDIDWMVEDHQTEYRLEVDKEKAMLNGIAPQQVVGNLTYLLKEYPVSNLYDENSNDNVSIVLSLNDKDKTSLQDIQNLKIKGNQGNMIPISDLVKVKNDTLQKTIYRKDQKRVVYVTADMAGTLESPVYAILGMNEKLAKMKIPQGYKINELYMEQPTDESDFTVKWDGEWQITLEVFRDLGVAFMVVIVIIYMLIVGWFQNFKTPIVMMLAIPLSLIGIVLGHWMLNAYFTATSFIGMIALAGVMVRNSVLLIDFIEIRLNDGVPLKQAIIEAGAVRTTPILLTTGAVVIGASIILFDPIFQGLAISLVAGAIVSTVLTLIVVPLIYYITERKKWETNSLSKKEESGAANQ
- a CDS encoding efflux RND transporter periplasmic adaptor subunit translates to MKKIIIPFIALIALVSCKKEATETLPTEKPIVVKVSGISAGTNSSFVSASGKIEAENSANLSTRMMGFVTKLHVQVGQKVTTGQLIVSINNTDLQAKKAQVDASILQATAAYNNAKKDYDRFTNLFKQQSASQKELDDMTARYEMAKASLQGAKQMRNEVVAQFSYANITAPFSGVVTNTFVKEGDMANPGMPLVSIEGASKLQVTAMVSENDITSIRNGMLVDILVKSNATSLKGKVSEVSASAKNTGGQYLVKINLEPTKAKVLSGMFVNVQFPIESKTISEPSERMLVPESALIQQGQLTGIYTVGNGNVAILRWLRVGKKLGNQVEVLSGLSTKEHYVVSAEGKLYNGALVTVQ
- a CDS encoding DUF2892 domain-containing protein, translating into MKNRIIRAIAGTFVLLSVVLSIYVDQNWLWFTAFVGANLLQSSITKWCLMEDILTKLGIKD
- a CDS encoding NAD(P)H-dependent oxidoreductase, with translation MNTFLENQNWRYATKKYDASKKITTEDLNTLKEAIRLSSSSYGLQLYKVFIVDNPELRAQLQPAAWGQTQITEASHLFVFANQTTVDAEDIEGYLKNAEQTRSLPEGTLNGYGDFMKGSLLNLPEDAKKVWTAKQTYLALANLLNAAAELKIDATPMEGFDPAQFNAILGLDKLNLNAAVVAAVGYRHEEDDTQHYKKVRKSNEDLFITL
- a CDS encoding YceI family protein → MKNLKSIALALVAFATISMTAQTKKIDVAGSSIEWLGKKVTGQHNGTVNFKEGALVFKGKALKGGSFTVDMNSLTATDLQGEYQGKLNGHLKADDFFGTAKFPTATLVFKKIGSKSKDVYAVTADLTIKGITKPVTFDLTVNGNTATTTFNVDRTKYDIKYGSKSFFDSIGDKAINDEFELKVTLKF